The following proteins are encoded in a genomic region of Thermaerobacter sp. FW80:
- a CDS encoding type II toxin-antitoxin system VapC family toxin: MVSYVLDTDISIYIMQGLPDAVAFWERCAKSTLLFSVVTKAELLSHPRLTEDDRTRINNFLANGIIVDVDEVIAEKAGELRRRVAQRGRKLRLPDALIAATALTEGAVLVTHNVKDYRAVAEVAALHIEDPLSTA; this comes from the coding sequence ATGGTAAGCTATGTGCTTGACACGGATATCAGCATTTACATCATGCAGGGTTTACCCGACGCGGTCGCATTCTGGGAGCGGTGTGCGAAGAGCACATTGCTTTTTTCTGTCGTAACCAAGGCAGAACTCCTGTCCCACCCCCGGCTTACCGAAGACGACCGAACCCGGATCAACAACTTTCTCGCTAACGGCATCATCGTTGACGTGGACGAGGTCATCGCGGAAAAGGCTGGTGAACTTCGCCGACGCGTCGCACAACGGGGACGCAAACTGCGCTTGCCTGATGCCCTTATCGCGGCGACCGCCTTGACCGAAGGAGCCGTCCTCGTTACGCACAACGTGAAGGACTATCGCGCAGTTGCGGAGGTAGCCGCACTTCATATCGAGGACCCATTGAGCACCGCATAA
- a CDS encoding helix-turn-helix domain-containing protein: MVTLSRDQVERLAELVAANREQAAMLQELVDTLRQAAQQGAGVRILAHPERGGEWPVLTPAEVARIYGVSAQMVRRWCADGKLPGAYKRPGGGWAIPLTALLEATHVPRPGRRPVGALATIAGLLKDRPEIAQAILASRNDEDRELPAW; the protein is encoded by the coding sequence ATGGTCACCCTTAGCCGGGACCAAGTCGAGCGGCTCGCGGAACTCGTTGCCGCCAACCGGGAACAGGCGGCGATGCTTCAAGAGCTGGTGGATACCTTGAGGCAAGCGGCCCAGCAGGGGGCGGGCGTTCGGATTCTGGCCCATCCCGAGCGCGGCGGAGAGTGGCCCGTGCTGACCCCCGCGGAAGTCGCCCGGATTTATGGTGTTTCCGCCCAAATGGTGCGGCGCTGGTGTGCGGACGGAAAGTTGCCTGGAGCCTATAAACGCCCCGGCGGCGGATGGGCGATTCCGCTCACCGCCCTGCTGGAGGCGACGCATGTCCCGCGGCCGGGCCGGCGGCCCGTGGGGGCTCTTGCGACGATTGCGGGCCTCCTCAAGGACCGGCCGGAAATCGCCCAGGCGATCCTTGCGTCGCGGAACGATGAAGACCGGGAGCTGCCGGCATGGTAA